Proteins encoded in a region of the Anopheles aquasalis chromosome 2, idAnoAquaMG_Q_19, whole genome shotgun sequence genome:
- the LOC126573307 gene encoding protein masquerade — MIAKAVPLLLLLLASGVRSQDDSLAGSFLSGLLDSITSTEDAKGCPGVCVHTLATLICYEVLDDIPCPSPSMKCCVESSTAAANISTTARPKPTTTTMRPTTTTTPKPTTEAKIKEKDNKTNSSCPGVCVADRIADYCEAYLTTAGLCKSGTKCCVSRDIYPDNPPDDLYVPTAHFDSKNNKTTTPKPYAKTTERPHHTTEEPIRSKTNPTPKATPKPTKTPPSKQKPGSSLTANNGQGPVHKECEGDCVNGLLALFCDDIDTEAFCPNEDSCCITGVAEDNKQQLVTTTRRPATPPPLPRCPGFCLLNIMAAFCERPSVLIPNTANCKRGSVCCDNTRAPPPRPQQNRRPPPTTTTTPAPTTTVAPDPREECPGSCIVSLLSFTCFRNAEMTDLFKCKKSGTQCCAPKSKIQEVQAASKTKYNDTHGGGAYPPQALPPPPPPPPPQMMPQQPVLQGQGIAQPYPMQGVAMPPPPPPQPQSPLPPHQVQGYGPPAPNPYPGPISNNIYEVPPTQQPPAYAQSPVYEPPTTTPRPQVYSKYVCGVKGTSRAARSYLTRELLAIEQESGYRGTGTSRHGRHIDVDSIYRSKSSERLVLGSSIVPIPIIYHDHNDTVPEDLHHHPSLKENATLAKYWNNHRKGRVVGGEDGENGEWCWQVALINSLNQYLCGAALIGTQWVLTAAHCVTNIVRSGDAIYVRVGDYDLTRKYGSPGAQTLRVATTYIHHNHNSQTLDNDIALLKLHGQAELRDGVCLVCLPARGVSHAAGKRCTVTGYGYMGEAGPIPLRVREAEIPIVSDAECIRKVNAVTEKIFILPASSFCAGGEEGNDACQGDGGGPLVCQDDGFYELAGLVSWGFGCGRVDVPGVYVKVSSFIGWINQIISVNNQ, encoded by the exons ATGATTGCGAAAGCCGTGCCgttactactgttgctgctggctagtGGAGTACGGAGCCAGGATGATTCACTGGCCGGAAGTTTTCTCTCAG GACTGCTGGACTCGATCACCAGTACAGAGGATGCAAAGGGATGCCCGGGTGTTTGCGTGCACACGTTGGCCACACTCATCTGCTATGAGGTACTGGACGACATACCGTGTCCCTCACCGAGCATGAAGTGCTGCGTGGAAAGCAGTACGGCGGCAGCAAACATTTCCACCACAGCCCGCCCCAAACCGACCACCACTACGATGCGGCCAACGACAACCACAACCCCAAAGCCAACGACCGAGGCCAAAATCAAGGAGAAggataacaaaacaaact CATCCTGTCCTGGGGTTTGCGTTGCTGATCGGATTGCCGATTACTGCGAGGCGTACCTGACGACCGCCGGTCTGTGCAAAAGTGGCACAAAGTGTTGCGTTTCGCGGGACATCTACCCGGACAATCCACCGGACGATCTGTACGTACCGACGGCtcatttcgattcgaaaaacaacaaaaccaccaccccgaaACCGTACGCCAAGACGACGGaacggccacaccacaccacggagGAACCGATCCGCTCGAAGACCAATCCGACACCGAAGGCCACtccgaaaccaaccaaaacgcCACCATCGAAGCAGAAACCGGGCTCTTCCCTGACCGCCAACAATGGCCAAGGACCGGTTCACAAGGAGTGTGAAGGTGATTGCGTCAATGGGTTGCTGGCACTGTTTTGTGATGACATCGATACGGAGGCATTCTGCCCGAATGAGGACTCGTGTTGTATCACGGGAGTGGCCGAAGATaacaagcagcagctagtGACAACGACCAGACGACCGGCCACACCG CCACCTTTGCCACGTTGTCCCGGATTCTGTCTGCTCAACATTATGGCCGCGTTCTGTGAGCGACCGTCGGTGCTCATCCCGAACACGGCCAACTGTAAGCGTGGTTCGGTCTGTTGCGACAATACGCGTGCTCCACCACCTCGGCCACAGCAGAACCGTCgcccaccaccgaccaccactacGACCCCGGCCCCAACCACAACGGTAGCACCGGATCCACGAGAAGAGTGCCCCGGATCGTGCATCGTCAGTCTGCTCAGCTTCACCTGTTTCCGGAATGCCGAAATGACGGATCTGTTCAAGTGCAAAAAGTCCGGCACCCAGTGTTGCGCTCCAAAGTCCAAGATCCAGGAGGTGCAAGCGGCCAGCAAAACGAAGTACAACGAcacgcacggtggtggtgcgtatcCACCGCAAGcactgcctccaccaccaccaccaccaccgccacagatGATGCCACAGCAACCGGTACTGCAGGGTCAGGGCATCGCACAACCCTATCCGATGCAGGGAGTggcaatgccaccaccaccaccaccacagccacaaTCTCCGCTACCACCACACCAGGTCCAAGGTTATggtccaccggcaccgaaccCGTACCCGGGTCCGATCAGTAACAACATCTACGAGGTGCCACCGACCCAGCAACCGCCAGCCTACGCCCAGTCCCCGGTGTACGAACCACCGACAACGACACCACGGCCACAGGTTTACTCGAAGTACGTTTGCGGTGTGAAGGGTACGAGCCGGGCGGCACGTTCCTATCTAACGCGTGAGCTGCTAGCGATCGAACAGGAATCAGGGTACCGGGGAACCGGAACGTCACGCCATGGACGGCATATCGATGTGGACAGTATCTATCGGTCGAAGAGCTCGGAACGGTTAGTGCTCGGTAGTAGCATCGTGCCGATACCGATCATCTACCACGATCACAACGATACCGTGCCGGAGgatttgcatcatcatccgagcCTCAAGGAGAATGCCACGTTGGCCAAGTACTGGAACAACCACCGGAAGGGACGTGTCGTTGGTGGGGAGGATGGCGAGAACGGGGAATGGTGCTGGCAGGTCGCTCTGATCAACTCGCTCAATCAGTATCTCTGCGGTGCTGCCCTCATCGGTACGCAGTGGGTGTTGACGGCGGCACATTGTGTTACGAA cattgtccggtccggtgatgCCATATACGTCCGTGTAGGGGATTATGATCTGACGCGCAAGTACGGAAGCCCCGGAGCACAGACGCTACGTGTTGCGACGACCTACATCCACCACAATCACAACAGCCAGACGCTCGATAACGACATAGCGCTGCTGAAGCTCCATGGCCAGGCGGAACTGCGTGATGGCGTGTGTTTG GTTTGTTTACCGGCACGAGGTGTGAGTCACGCCGCTGGTAAACGCTGCACGGTGACGGGATACGGCTACATGGGTGAAGCTGGTCCGATTCCGCTGCGGGTTCGTGAGGCCGAGATACCGATCGTGAGCGATGCCGAGTGTATCCGCAAGGTGAACGCCGTGACGGAGAAGATCTTCATCCTGCCGGCGTCCAGTTTTTGTGCCGGCGGTGAGGAGGGTAACGATGCGTGccagggtgatggtggtggaccgcTCGTTTGCCAGGATGATGGATTCTACGAGCTGGCCGGTCTGGTGTCCTGGGGTTTCGGTTGCGGACGAGTGGATGTGCCCGGTGTTTACGTGAAGGTGTCCTCGTTCATTGGATGGATCAACCAGATCATTAGTGTTAATAATCAATAG
- the LOC126572555 gene encoding NGFI-A-binding protein homolog → MEHKPQVAACSPTTGATSNSSGVIVQSSLVHGSPAADGGSAEIAASSLITGTGSILASTVGQSGPISESSTSSTTTGATTTTTGSTTKHPSVGAIGRGSPCTATPVKGSGTSNATSGSTSCIASPILSPPGKIFGRNNNGIMVVTSTPSNEAELQLYRVLQRASLLNYYDTLLEMGGDDVQQLCDAGEEEFLEIMALVGMASKPLHVRRLQKALHEWMTNPSAFQSPLTNVDIPSRIPYSPEPGSISRSVTSANSGPVYGTPSVTMLGGYPVLGPNPSSSTNLPPTPTTPTPVTASSAAAAAAAAAAAAAAAASAGTTTHLGHLGGSGTPSHHHGLMHHHHHHHPLSSSGSSNSASLASAISSQIGSTTSGSVQLTPALTEDQVAKIVQAAERLSRTLPRLEPRQQSIKKRSARDLEAVIAMNENDPRRMDEIRKYSAIYGRFDCKRRPEKPLTLHEVCVNEAAAQICKYIPALLTRRDELFPLARQVVRDCGFGHSASIRLTGLSQTQPNRGDDLDTVQQLKRARLSSDTSSDLGKENSDDNRDISSGSIYQQISDKPFDLTDSSKFSYTRSEFDDTDSRFSFSNSSSSPVQGGNGADRDLSDPDFGDIRTHTPRVLDPTGGSLGVQVISSSGGHIIAVANPALALSPALSEAIAIKREAISPDI, encoded by the exons ATGGAACATAAGCCCCAGGTCGCTGCCTGTTCGCCAACGACCGGTGCTACCAGTAACAGCAGTGGGGTCATAGTACAGAGCTCGCTAGTGCACGGTTCGCCCGCCGCGGACGGTGGTTCCGCGGAAATCGCAGCCAGTAGTTTGATAACCGGTACCGGTAGTATCCTAGCTAGTACGGTAGGACAATCGGGCCCCATTTCAGAATCTTCGACGTCCTCGACGACAACcggggcgacgacgacgacgacgggttcGACGACCAAACATCCTTCGGTGGGAGCGATCGGACGGGGTTCTCCGTGTACCGCTACGCCCGTGAAGGGATCCGGGACCAGTAACGCTACCAGTGGTTCTACTTCCTGCATTGCCAGCCCAATCTTGAGTCCACCGGGGAAGATCTTTGGACGGAACAACAACGGAATCA TGGTTGTCACTTCGACCCCTTCGAATGAGGCGGAACTGCAGCTCTACCGTGTGCTGCAGCGGGCCAGCCTGCTCAACTACTACGACACGCTGCTGGAGATGG GTGGTGATGACGTGCAGCAGCTGTGCGATGCGGGTGAAGAGGAATTCCTCGAAATAATGGCACTCGTTGGGATGGCTTCGAAGCCCCTGCACGTCCGACGGCTCCAGAAGGCGCTGCACGAATGGATGACCAATCCTTCCGCCTTCCAGAGCCCGCTCACGAACGTAGACATCCCCTCGCGCATACCGTACAGCCCGGAACCGGGTTCGATCTCGCGGAGTGTCACATCGGCCAACTCCGGGCCGGTCTACGGTACACCATCGGTCACCATGCTCGGTGGCTACCCGGTCCTTGGTCCTAATCCATCATCCAGCACAAATCTGCCACCAACTccgacgacaccgacaccggtcaCTGCTTCTTCggcggccgccgcagcagcagcagcagcagcagcggcggctgctgcagcatctgcCGGCACCACAACCCATCTCGGTCAcctcggtggcagtggcacacCGAGCCATCATCACGGCCtaatgcaccatcatcatcaccatcatccgctgagcagcagcggtagcagcaacagcgctaGTCTGGCGAGTGCCATTAGCAGCCAAATCGGATCCACTACCAGTGGTTCGGTACAGCTGACACCGGCGCTGACGGAGGATCAGGTGGCGAAGATAGTGCAGGCGGCCGAACGGTTGTCCCGAACGTTGCCCCGGTTGGAACCGCGCCAGCAGAGTATCAAGAAGCGGTCGGCACGCGATCTCGAGGCGGTGATTGCGATGAACGAGAACGATCCACGGCGGATGGACGAGATACGGAAGTATTCGGCCATCTACGGGCGGTTCGATTGCAAACGGCGGCCCGAGAAACCGCTCACTCTGCACGAGGTGTGCGTTAATGAGGCTGCGGCACAGATCTGCAAGTACATTCCGGCGCTGTTGACGCGGCGCGATGAGTTGTTTCCGCTTGCCCGGCAAGTCGTGCGTGACTGTGGCTTCGGTCACTCGGCCAGTATACGGCTGACCGGGTTGAG TCAAACGCAACCGAATCGTGGCGATGATCTGGACACGGTACAGCAGCTCAAACGGGCCCGGCTTTCCAGTGATACCAGCTCCGATCTGGGCAAG GAAAACTCGGACGACAACCGTGACATCTCGAGCGGCTCCATTTACCAGCAGATCAGTGACAAACCCTTCGACTTAACTGATTCAAGTAAATTTTC ATACACTAGATCCGAATTTGATGACACAGATTCTCGATTTAGTTTTAGCAATTCAAGTTCGTCACCAGTTCAA GGTGGAAATGGAGCCGACCGAGATTTGAGCGATCCGGACTTTGGTGACATACGGACGCACACACCGCGAGTGCTGGACCCGACCGGTGGATCGCTGGGCGTGCAGGTCATTTCGTCGTCCGGTGGGCacatcatcgccgtcgccaaTCCAGCCCTCGCCCTCAGTCCAGCGCTCAGCGAAGCGATCGCCATCAAGCGTGAAGCCATCTCGCCCGATATCTAA
- the LOC126572904 gene encoding venom serine protease Bi-VSP, protein MWKLTLLAVLACLTIPQPVQPQVGRSCYTPNGQIGVCQVFQYCSSLLRLYQFNRNQETVNFLLAAQRSCGNRNYQGSPVLCCTDGVQYDETTTSSPFVEVTTAPTTPALAPLRTADCIGPDNREGYCISLRSCPDVLNEFLRRQSDPDYVQYIRRSNAICNYIQPNICCPLQKATAAPTVPPTAPPTVAPPPPPPPPPPPPAPVTEAPTEAPSGALGPAQLYTPETGCGFSQVEHNRVVGGVPAALHGWPWMALVGYKNGLGEVSFKCGGSLITKRHVLTAAHCIRRDLSSVRLGEHDTSTDAETNHIDVPVVRYETHPSYDKKDGHTDVAVLYMDREVQFSDAIKPICLPLNEPIRSKDFTNFNPFVAGWGRTQEGGKSATVLQELQIPIITNDECRTLYTKIGKVFSGKQFDNAVLCAGRIEGGQDSCQGDSGGPLMLPQRSGTVFYYYQVGIVSYGIGCARAEVPGVYTRVATFVDWIQQKVAEPL, encoded by the exons TTGGAAGATCCTGCTACACTCCCAACGGCCAGATAGGCGTGTGTCAGGTGTTCCAGTACTGCTCCTCGCTGCTGCGCCTGTATCAGTTCAACCGCAACCAGGAAACGGTGAACTTCCTGTTGGCGGCGCAGCGTAGCTGCGGCAATCGCAACTACCAGGGCAGCCCCGTACTCTGCTGTACCGATGGTGTGCAGTACGACGAAACTACAACCTCGTCTCCTTTTGTAGAGGTTACTAccgcaccgacgacaccggCGCTGGCCCCGCTCCGTACCGCCGACTGCATCGGACCGGACAATCGTGAAGGATATTGCATAA GTCTCCGCAGCTGTCCCGATGTGCTGAACGAGTTCCTGCGGCGCCAGAGTGATCCCGATTACGTGCAGTACATCCGCCGATCGAACGCCATTTGCAACTACATCCAGCCGAATATTTGCTGCCCGCTGCaaaaggcaacagcagcaccgaccgTACCACCAACAGCTCCACCGACAgtagctccaccaccaccaccgccgccaccaccaccaccaccagcaccggtgacGGAAGCGCCAACGGAGGCACCATCTGGTGCGCTAGGACCTGCCCAGCTGTACACACCGGAGACGGGCTGTGGTTTCAGTCAGGTCGAGCATAATCGCGTCGTCGGTGGTGTACCGGCTGCCCTGCACGGTTGGCCCTGGATGGCGCTGGTCGGTTACAAGAACGGACTCGGTGAGGTTTCGTTCAAGTGCGGCGGTTCGCTCATCACCAAGCGCCACGTCCTGACGGCGGCTCACTGCATCCGGCGTGATCT TTCTTCCGTGCGCCTTGGCGAACATGATACATCGACCGATGCGGAGACGAATCACATCGACGTACCGGTAGTGCGG TACGAGACGCATCCATCGTACGACAAAAAGGATGGCCATACGGATGTGGCGGTGCTATACATGGATCGGGAGGTCCAGTTCAGTG ATGCGATCAAGCCGATCTGTTTGCCCCTGAATGAACCGATCCGTAGCAAGGACTTTACCAACTTCAACCCATTCGTGGCGGGATGGGGCCGTACGCAGGAAGGTGGCAAATCGGCCACCGTCCTCCAGGAGCTGCAGATACCGATCATCACCAACGACGAGTGTCGCACGCTGTACACTAAAATCGGTAAAGTTTTCTCGGGGAAACAGTTCGACAATGCGGTCCTGTGTGCTGGACGGATCGAGGGAGGGCAGGACTCGTGCCAGGGTGACAGTGGTGGACCGCTGATGTTACCGCAGCGCTCCGGAACCGTTTTCTACTACTACCAGGTCGGTATCGTGTCGTACGGTATTGGGTGTGCACGGGCTGAGGTACCTGGTGTGTACACGCGCGTCGCCACGTTCGTCGACTGGATTCAGCAGAAGGTGGCCGAGCCACTGTAG